Proteins from one Rhodoflexus caldus genomic window:
- a CDS encoding M28 family peptidase yields MKKSIFLFLFIAASLSLSAQTASTQSRLLDDLRTLASVELEGRRTGTEGAAKARKFLKSRFAEIGLKPAFGNSYEQPFEFKTRRGETLQGVNLAGVVEGRNKNLWIVVCAHYDHLGKTGNDIFPGADDNGSGVAALLALAERFAKEKPQHNMLFLTPDAEEMGLHGSRYFVANTPFPIEQLALNINMDMVSRSDTKELYAVGTYHYPLLKKIIAGQTFKGFSLKFGHDEPHKGQTGDDWSNASDHAPFHQKGIPFIYFGTEDHEDYHKPTDTFERIQPEFFSAVVVGIGNSLRLLDQNLSSVYKQKSKR; encoded by the coding sequence GTGAAAAAATCAATTTTCCTGTTCTTATTCATTGCCGCATCGCTTAGCCTTTCGGCACAAACCGCCTCTACTCAAAGCCGACTGTTAGACGATTTGCGCACACTTGCTTCTGTTGAACTGGAAGGCAGGCGAACCGGTACGGAAGGAGCCGCCAAGGCGCGAAAGTTTCTGAAAAGCAGATTTGCGGAAATTGGGCTGAAACCTGCGTTTGGCAACAGCTATGAGCAGCCCTTTGAGTTTAAAACCCGACGCGGAGAAACTTTGCAGGGCGTTAATTTGGCAGGAGTGGTTGAAGGGCGCAACAAAAACCTATGGATAGTGGTTTGTGCACATTACGACCATTTGGGAAAAACAGGAAACGATATTTTCCCGGGTGCTGACGATAACGGCTCCGGCGTAGCTGCCCTCTTAGCGCTGGCAGAGCGATTTGCCAAAGAAAAGCCCCAGCATAACATGCTTTTTCTTACACCCGATGCGGAAGAAATGGGCTTGCACGGCTCCCGCTATTTTGTTGCCAACACACCGTTCCCAATTGAGCAACTGGCACTGAATATCAATATGGATATGGTAAGCCGCAGCGATACGAAGGAACTGTATGCCGTAGGCACCTACCATTATCCTTTACTGAAAAAAATTATTGCCGGCCAAACCTTTAAAGGCTTTTCGCTCAAATTCGGGCACGACGAACCCCATAAAGGACAGACAGGCGATGATTGGAGCAATGCCTCCGACCATGCACCGTTTCATCAAAAAGGCATTCCTTTTATCTATTTTGGTACGGAAGACCACGAAGACTATCACAAGCCCACCGATACATTTGAGCGCATACAACCTGAATTTTTCTCTGCCGTAGTAGTTGGTATCGGCAACAGCCTCCG
- a CDS encoding DUF3352 domain-containing protein yields the protein MNGIWEQYKRLIIAILIGVLVFGLVQSAYYLLDKYRNHPAWPLIPAGAVAVFEIRDAGTQWRNIRNSAAWEQLRQVPFFSRIHQQAARLDSAVADYSLLINEQTIYVSLHVTAKNDFDAVFYIPAESSTEDVLQKLQRLFVDFQPMPRETRVYQGENLYELMDKTHSRVFTFLLADDYWVGSFTPYLIEDVVRTYNSLGRNNFQSAHASLFTARQLVADTPVRLYVNSQKLKEWIGVFAEASDMDMLAHLTDDVLLGLEIEKNRLRWVGATANERENQLTYFLKDNPPLPLRPIAGRIPGETAYLYRLAAADGGLLYRQLRKYWSVHQPLLLDAMDSLADKSNLDTEAFYQLLSGEMALAVSELSAEGMADRWALVAAKDTRKALRILEQAAKEILPTPKDTLFNERYGKLRIVQLPLPELPKLLFGEGFGGFRQVFAAANEQHLIFGNSLAAIKRYADDIDRGNTWALPEKQYLFDGMDSASHVSLIVNHKRNWSRQQNYLNPETEKRAIAYLRRWLFFTHFGLELNGKPQGHFAARVVLGHSDRKNTGSGEPVKLWEVNVGSPLREQPQLVINHNDRSVELIFQDQNNNLHLVSANGKKLWSLPMGAAITSNYSQIDYLNNGKLQYLFTTTHAVYLIDRLGRVVSGFPIKHDWGGVLDQLGVIDYDNTKDYRFAVSTNNGDIFLLNKSGQLLQGWAPRKISGTAAVPLMHVRTQSKDCMVAVQEDGGVMLMKRNGESYSGFPVLLQKRVYPAALVEPGTDFAAYCVRVLTENGELLKINFNGQIVAREQYYDDAGGGYFTFCTDRSGSGRWIVTRQVNNVLTGSGINGKWLFRILLADDSPHLVQFFGFGAGADVVAVTNTKIGACKLYLTNGDLLTREAIPTRLPVSVRLNEQKQILQVFVGNQNKLQAWEVAL from the coding sequence GTTAATTCCGGCCGGTGCGGTGGCTGTTTTTGAAATAAGGGATGCGGGTACACAATGGCGCAATATTCGTAATAGCGCTGCGTGGGAACAACTTCGGCAAGTGCCTTTTTTCAGTCGGATACATCAGCAGGCAGCACGTTTAGACAGTGCAGTGGCAGACTATTCTCTGCTAATAAATGAGCAAACAATTTATGTCAGTTTGCATGTAACGGCCAAGAATGATTTTGATGCGGTATTTTATATTCCTGCTGAATCGTCTACGGAGGATGTATTACAGAAACTGCAACGGCTTTTTGTCGATTTTCAGCCAATGCCCAGAGAAACGCGGGTATATCAGGGGGAGAATTTGTATGAACTTATGGACAAAACCCACAGCCGCGTATTTACTTTTTTGCTGGCAGATGACTATTGGGTAGGCAGTTTTACGCCGTATCTGATTGAAGATGTGGTTCGGACGTATAACAGTTTGGGTCGCAATAATTTTCAGAGTGCTCATGCAAGCCTTTTTACGGCAAGGCAGTTGGTGGCCGATACGCCCGTGCGCTTGTATGTAAACTCCCAAAAACTGAAAGAGTGGATAGGGGTTTTTGCCGAAGCAAGCGACATGGATATGTTGGCACATTTGACAGATGATGTGTTGCTTGGGCTGGAGATAGAGAAAAACAGGTTGCGTTGGGTTGGGGCAACGGCCAATGAACGGGAAAATCAACTGACTTATTTTTTAAAAGACAATCCACCGTTGCCGTTGCGGCCTATTGCAGGCCGAATACCCGGCGAAACGGCTTATTTATATCGTTTGGCTGCGGCAGACGGGGGCTTGCTGTACCGGCAACTGAGAAAATATTGGTCGGTTCATCAGCCGTTATTGCTCGATGCGATGGATTCGCTGGCAGATAAGAGCAATCTGGATACAGAGGCTTTTTATCAATTGCTGAGTGGTGAAATGGCGTTGGCTGTTTCAGAACTTTCTGCCGAAGGCATGGCAGACCGATGGGCGCTGGTAGCTGCCAAAGATACGCGTAAGGCCTTGCGGATATTGGAACAAGCGGCGAAGGAGATATTGCCTACGCCCAAAGATACGTTGTTTAACGAGCGGTATGGCAAACTGCGGATAGTGCAGTTGCCCTTACCCGAATTGCCCAAGTTATTATTTGGCGAAGGTTTCGGAGGATTCAGGCAAGTATTTGCGGCGGCCAATGAGCAGCATCTGATTTTTGGCAACAGTTTAGCTGCTATCAAGCGCTATGCGGATGATATTGACAGAGGCAATACATGGGCTTTGCCGGAAAAGCAATATCTGTTTGACGGAATGGATTCCGCATCGCATGTGAGCTTGATTGTTAATCACAAACGCAATTGGAGTCGGCAGCAAAATTATCTGAACCCGGAAACAGAAAAGCGCGCGATTGCTTATTTGCGCAGATGGCTTTTTTTTACGCACTTCGGCTTGGAGTTGAACGGAAAACCACAAGGACACTTTGCTGCAAGGGTTGTATTGGGGCATAGCGACAGGAAAAATACAGGCAGCGGAGAGCCTGTGAAGTTATGGGAGGTAAACGTAGGTAGCCCGCTGCGCGAGCAGCCCCAGTTGGTTATCAATCATAATGACCGCTCCGTAGAGTTGATTTTTCAAGACCAAAATAATAACCTGCATTTGGTATCGGCCAACGGTAAAAAGTTATGGAGTTTGCCGATGGGCGCAGCGATTACAAGTAACTACTCGCAAATAGATTATCTGAACAACGGCAAGCTGCAATATCTTTTTACAACAACTCATGCGGTTTATCTGATAGACCGTTTGGGGCGAGTAGTTAGCGGATTTCCGATAAAACATGACTGGGGAGGGGTTTTAGACCAGTTGGGGGTGATAGATTACGATAATACCAAAGATTACAGGTTTGCAGTTTCAACCAATAACGGAGATATTTTTCTGCTCAATAAAAGCGGGCAATTGCTGCAAGGATGGGCGCCCCGAAAAATATCGGGTACTGCGGCAGTGCCTCTGATGCATGTGCGCACACAATCCAAGGACTGCATGGTTGCCGTTCAGGAAGACGGCGGGGTGATGCTCATGAAAAGAAACGGCGAAAGCTACTCCGGATTTCCGGTGCTGTTGCAAAAGCGGGTCTATCCGGCGGCTTTGGTAGAGCCCGGGACGGATTTTGCCGCCTATTGCGTGAGGGTGCTTACTGAAAACGGAGAGTTATTAAAAATTAATTTCAATGGGCAAATTGTAGCCCGCGAGCAGTACTACGACGATGCCGGTGGCGGTTATTTCACTTTTTGTACCGACCGCAGCGGCAGCGGGCGATGGATAGTAACCCGACAGGTGAATAATGTGCTGACAGGCAGCGGTATCAACGGAAAATGGTTGTTCCGTATTTTGTTGGCAGACGACAGCCCTCATTTGGTGCAGTTTTTCGGCTTTGGTGCAGGAGCCGATGTGGTTGCCGTAACTAACACAAAAATAGGTGCTTGTAAACTGTATCTTACCAATGGGGATTTATTGACACGTGAAGCAATACCTACTCGTTTGCCGGTATCTGTTCGCTTAAATGAACAAAAGCAGATATTACAGGTGTTTGTCGGCAATCAGAATAAATTACAGGCTTGGGAGGTGGCATTATAG